The segment atatacactattttttttttgatcgacATACACAATATTACTTGGAAAATATAGCTTTCTAGTTGAGCTGAAATTATACTATTGTgattataaaaaatagtttatccAAATAGTTTTAATCATGTAGTACGGACGGTGGTACTTCCCTGCTTGGTAAACATACTAAATCAATTACCAAACCTGAAATTTGTAACATATGCTGTAAATAAACAAGATCATATCGTGTGAACACGATAGAAGTTTGCAAACTAATATGAGTTGTTATTGGATAGGTAGCAAGCGTATTTGAATCCTTAAAAATTGTCGGAGTCCACCAAAACAAATTCCATTTTTGTGTAATCATCTCCTTATAAAACCAATTTTGGGGGCAGTTTCTTACATTTGATTAGAAAATATGTTTGCTTTATGGTTATAGTTAGGTTGTTAGACATATTAGTATCTTGTTTATAAAGCAAAGAAGTATGAACACACTCTTAAAAGACGAGTACTGTCGGAATCACAATCAGTGTATATGTAGTATATAATACGTATATAAAAGTTatgtatagagagagagaagaatcgTCTCTTtggcttttatttatttcttacaAATCTAGAAAGAGTGAAAGTATGTGCTTGGAGAGGGTATCTCGATGCTCTTATCCTCTCTTTGTCGACTAGTGTCGGAGACTAAAACCAGAAATGGTTTCTGGTTTCCTGTTTTAGTTGACTTTTATAGTTTGTCAAACGCTTTGAATAATCTTCAAATCCTTCTTTTGTCAACCTCACACTACTCCTTGGACATTTCTACGCGTCTCTCTCGCACGCGCTTTTGGCATTGTTTAAGAGAAAAATTAGTGGGAAACCATACTTTCGTCGTAGTGCCTACTTTTTATCGATGCGcaaaagaagtaaaaaaaattgttaaatctTATTACCTTTTAAACGCCTACGATTATGAAACTaggtgtataaagaatgttcaggcatacacaatttaaaatgtaagagataataaataaaaattaatttttctacATCACAATAATCAATCCAGCAACTGATGTCATTATAAAACTATTAATGGATAACATAGATATTCCATTTCCTTTACTTTTCGAAAACATGCATCAGTGtgtaaataaagaaaaagtatATACAGTAGATAGAAAGATTGTGATTGTCACTTAGACCATCTACAATGCTACActaaaatttactctatatttcactctaaaatagaataactctattatagagttagatttgctccaatggttcactctataatagagttactctataatagagtgaaatatagagtaatcttattttttcactctatatttggagtaaaaaaacaagattactctatattccactctattatagagtaactctattataaagtgaaccattggagcaaattcaactctataatagagttactctattttagagtgaaatatagagtaaattttagtgttgcattggagatgcccttagcaCCGTAGTTGATCCCTCTGCCACAAACTCGAAACATGCGATACTGTTGTAACATTCATTACCTTTTAACAATAACAACAAAGCACATGTAATTTTGATTTCAGACCACCAATTATAAGTGGTGTGTctgaaaatgtttaaaatttcGATAAGATATTATAATCCCCGCACTCAAATCTTGTGTACGTGAACTCcacatttctatatatattttaaggaATTACTCGCAATGTGTTTTATTCATCCATGATTAATTTTGATTCAatactttaaatatataaattcaaatattacgaacgtatttattatataattagtcAGAGaccattttcatatttattacaaaatacgttttttaaaaaattatcacAACTAGTAGtaagaaaaataagaagaatTTACCAGTGTCTTTGACAAAATGTTTTTTACTGGTGTCACAGAGTGTAGAACACGTGCCAGCCGGCAAGAGCGCGTGATTTCCGCGAGTATAAAGGTTGACAATTTCAAAAGAATCAACGGTTCATACGGCGAGTAAGCGTCCAGAGATAAGATGATGTTGAAGTGCTACAGCTGTCCAAAAAACCTATTGGGTTCCACCTTCACAAATGCTTTTATGCCGTTTACCATTATCTCTCGCCTCGTGATGTTGATTCCTCTGTGGAGTCAATCGTACGGCACAGAACGCTCCCACCAGCTTTTAGTCAATCATCCGACGGTCAAACCTGAGCGTTTAGTTTTATTATGCTCCGCTCATCGGACGGCCGAGATTATCCTGACCCAGTCAGGTGCATGAGCCACGTGAAACCGTAGGGAACGGATTCTTTAGAAAAGAATGCAACAAGTGGGCTGCACGAGGCACAGTAGCAAAGCGCGTGGACCCACGTATTTCCCcttgtataaaaataataaaattgataCAAACCAAGAAATGTCAACATTAATATAAGCATTGTGTGTTGACTAAACAGatttttatgttaaaaactAATCTCTTAATCACATTGATGCCTCTACAATTGATTTTTGCTTACACGATACTGTAAAGCTAAAGTCGGTAAACCCCAATTAGTGGGAAGAATTTTACTCCATCCACTCCGACATGTAAATGTGAAAAAGTCTTTAACCATTAATATTTCTTTACACTAGAAAGTAGATTTCATCGGGCCTGGTTCGAATtccgctgaccacacatatatGAACTATTGTTTTTGGTTAATTTGAATGTCCAGAAAATGATTTATCTGTAGAATTACCTCCACCAAAAAATCATATATGTGTCTTTAATAGATCTGGGTTTAAccctttaaataaaaaaaaataattcatcAACAATTGTAAGATTAATGGAAAAAACTTGTAATAGATAGGTAACGTACAAGTAGAATCTGGATTTTCGTAGAGTGATTCACGATGGTACGAACGTCAAATatcattttttgtaaaataaataaaatgtcatCAGTTGTAATAAAATACGAAATTAGTATTAAAGTATAaactgtaaatatcatataGTATTTAATTGACTTATTTTTGGGTTTGATGGGCCTTTACTGGGCTTATAAGCAACATAGGCTGCTAGTATGTCACTCTTACGTCATGAGCCATAAAAAAAGCTTTTGGCGGTTGCTCAACTTTTTTTCTCTCGCGCcatgttttttctttctctcactcTTTCCTTTTGAATGACGGACGAGTGAAGGTGTTCATTCAAAAACCAAATCGTTATCATCGGAACGAACTAGGCCCGAGTTTCTGGAGAAATGGCCGGCGAAAACGCGGCGGCgagtgctatctgttcaatctGCTACGAAGATCTCAAACCGGCGGCTGAGAATCTTCAATCGATCTCCGCCTGCGGCCACGTCTTTCACGAGCTCTGGTTAGTACTGCACAAAGCACAATCAATCATCTTCTCATTTTTTATCTCCTAATCGATTTTTCGGAATCCCTAGTTTGCAGCAGTGGTTCGAGTACTGCCCGAGCACGAACAAGCGAAACTGTCCGATCTGCAAGCAGAAGTGTTATCTGAAGGATCCTTTCCGCCTTTACTTTCAATCTTCCGGGAATCAAATCGAATCGCAGAAGGTTGGGGGAATCGAGGAAGATCCGGTGGTGTTGAGAGGTGAAGTGAAGCGGCTCGAAGGGAAGTTGCAGAATCTTTCTTCGGCTCTGGAGGAGCAGAAGAAGGTGAATGTTGAGGTCTCCGATCAGGTAATGCAAGGGGCCGGGTTCGAACCAGCTTACATACAAGACCATTTGATTATTTAGAATCATTTAAGAAGATAGAGCATAAGGTTATGTGAACAACATCTTTTTGTTGGTGTTTCTTCTTTAGTTGTATCAATGTAAGGAGAAACTGAAGGAGGACAAAGTAAAAAGGGTGGAGGCTATGCAAGAAGTATCAACGAACCAACGCTTACTTAAATTAAAATCAGAGGTATATAATGACCAAACTCAATAGATGATTTTTGCATTTGGAGTAGTGACTAGTGTTGAGTTTGTTATTGTTGTGTTTTGTTTGGTTACAGGAATGTGTTCAGCTTACTTCTAAGTGCACTCAGCTACAAGACAGAACTATGGCTCTTGCCAAGGAGCTCGCATCGCTTAAACTGTGAGAtcaatatttgatattttgctCTACTTACGTTTTTCAATACTAAACTATCAATTTTTCTGAGAGTCTATTTCTTGTGTTTCATCCAGAGTTTCGGATTTAAGCTTGGAGGAAGATGATGTGCTGAAGCTAGCCTTGTTGGGGAATAACGCAAAGACAAAAGATACAATAGACACACTTGTCAAGTCCTTGGTTATCCGAAACAGGTAGGTACATAGCACATGTTTTGTTATAGCACATGTTTAATAGCAAACCTTCTTGTGTGCCTGTCGTTTGCTAGGAGTTACAAGGAGTTGCTAGCCAAGCGCAATCAGCTGGGCAGAGGCGAAGCTCGATCTTCTGAGAAACTTGAAAAAGCTTTGGAAAAGATGGATAAATTAAAGGTTAGTCTCCTTGTTCTTGCGTTCGATCTTATCTTGTTTCTTTTGTCCAGCTCATGTTGTCCTTGTTCAATGGGCAGAAGCGAGTGAGGGAACTTGAGATGATAACTGAAGAGAGGGATAACAAAGCAATACGGGACATGATAAAAGCTTCAAAGAATTGCAGTGACAGAGAAGTTTCCAAGCCTGCAACCGAAAGCTTGGATAAAATCTCTAAACCACTTGGTAAGTTGGAGAAGAATGATGGCTTCTCCAATCATGGATCATGCTTTAGTGGAAGAGAAGACTCCTTTTTTGGCATAAGGGAGTCGGTTATCGAGGTAGATGATGATGTTCACGAAGCTACCCTTTCTGGCATCAGACATTCAGATTCTACTATGAAAGATGAGAAGGTTGAGGATAGTAATGTTCAGGAGAGACGTGATGATCCGGTGATCAAGGACATAAAGTTCAACATCAGAGAAGGCTCAACGCCATCAGACTCACCGTGCAACAATGGTAATTTTTGTTGTACATCTTCATTTCAGGTTCCTATTGAACTTAAGATTTGAAGATTGTTCAGAACTCAATGCAGGTGCTGGAGGCAGTTGGTTGTCAAGTGGAGAAAATCAAAATCTCAGAAGATGGAGCAAACAAGGAGATAGAAACAAATCCCCTCATTCACTAGGAGGTTCTGTCTCAGGCAAGGATGATTTGATCTCTGTTGGGCCTGATGGGAAAGGTGGAAGAATCAAAGTGTTGAGATCTAAACCCCAATTTTCTGTGAGTTCTCTTGCTTCTTCATATCCAAAACTTAATGGCACTACTCTCATTCTGACTTGTGTGTTCTTTAGCTTACGTTTCTCACTACACTTAAAAGTCATTTCCACAATTTCTGAGCCTCTCTATTAAACTTTGAACCTTGGCTAATGTCGTTGTTCTGTATTGCATAGAACGCCAATGCAAGCTCAGGAAGTGGTAAGAGATTGAGGACTGGAACTAAAACAAGTGGTACCTCCTCTCAAGGGTGTCTGCAGATCGAACACTTTTTTGGAAAACCCAAACGCTAACTTTTCCAGGTCTGTATGAGAATCTTATCTTTCCATTCAAACTCTTCTTAGccaaatataaataaacacatGACATGAATAAATACATGATGATCTCGTTCTAGATAAGATAAAACCTGGTACGCATTTTCTGATAAGCTTGCAGTTCccttagaagaagaagaagaagcgttCTGGTAGAGAGGCAAAGAGGTTCGAGAGAAGAAGGGATGTCAAAAATGGCTAAACACTATCATTGAAACTCTAGTACTCTACAATTAATGGGGCTGTTCTTTGGTTTCGAAATCTGAGATATTATCTTAGATTGTGATGCTAAATATGTCATTCAGTGTCTCTTAAGCTTTATAAGTGTGGCATGCAATGCAATCTAGTTGACCATAGGTCTTACAAAGAAAATGTACGTAACAAAATGGATGATCTAGTGCTCACTGTGCATGTATATTCAGCCTTTTGATTCATggttaaaatgaaaagatgttGAGTTTGTAAGAGCCATTGTTGtgtattttaagcataattGATTTTGAAGTTTGTCAGCAAATATTACGTcgaccaaaaaataaatatttagggGAAAAAAAAATAACGGATTTAACGAACTTCTAATTTGTCGTGTATATAAAAGATAAGAGTCGTGCTGACAGAGTAGTGCGTTAACAAACTATCTTTGAAGTCTTTCATTCGCCGAGACGAGTCACCACCGCTCAAGAAAGCAATGGCGTTTTCATCACTGCCTAAGGACGTCGCATGGCAAATCTTAGCGCGCGTGCCGAAACGACTATACCCGATCCTCGCTTGCTTCTCCAAGAACCTACGCTCTCTTGTTCGCTCGCCGGAGATCCACAGGATTCGCTCTCTCCTCCGCAAAGACTCGCTCTACATCAGCTTCATGCACACTGACAAAACCAACGGCGTCCGCACGCCACATTGGTTCACTCTCCGCAGGGCTGAGAGTACTAACCCGAGTCATGAGAATCAGTTCATCTCCGTCAACCTCGTGTTTCCTAACCACGAAGAGATCATGCCGCCTTCCGTCGTCTCTTACGGTCCAGATCTTTTCTTTATCTCCGGATCACTCATCCCCTCGTCGGCCTTATGGATCTTTGACTCTCGAACCAGCCAGTTTCGACAAGGACAAAGCATGAACGCGGACCACTTCGTCAAGAGCGTGGGGTTGGTGGGGAGCAAGATATACGTGGTGGGAGGCTATGTGAACGGTGAGAGTCATCAAGCTGAATCGTTCGACCTAAAGACGCAAACTTGGGAGACAGCGCCGAGACCTAACCCAGAAAGGTTGTTTCATGCGACTGCTGACGTGTCGTTAGACAGGAAGGTTTGTGCGTTACTGTCCCTTGGAGCCATCGTTGTTTGCTACGATCCTAGTAGAGATGGTACTTGTACGAGCTTCGTGTTGCCGAAAGATAAGTGGTGGAAGACGGGCGTGTGTGTGATCGACAATGTGCTCTATGTTTACTACGCTAGGTTCGGGTTGATGTGGTATGACACTGAGCTGAATGTGTGGAGAGTGGTGAACGGTTTGGATGATATGAAGAAGGTTCGGTCCGTTGCAATGGCGGAGTACTATGGGAAGATGGCGTTTTTGTGGAGGGAATATGGTGTTGTTGGTGGTGTGAGGAAGGAGATTTGGTGTAGGATGATTGCGTTGGATAGGAGTGAAGAAGGGATCAATGGGATTGCCGAATCGGGTCAGCTTATGGGGAGTGTACCTCGTGGCTATACGTGGCAGCATTGTCTATCAGTTTCAGAGTAGAGAGGATAGATAGACTGAGCTAATTATTTTGAAGTTTCGATACTTTGTTCTCTATCTTTGTTTTTGCTGAATCTTTCCAAAGACTAACAGAAGATTGTTCTGCTTTTGTTAATGATGAACAAAGCCTGTGATTAGTTTACATCGACCTGAAATGCGTTACAATAGATGGTTTTATATGCTTGAAGTTAACTTGTATGTCAAGTTTCTTTAAAGATGCTAGTTTCTGAGTTGCAATGGTTTGAATATTTTGCAAAACCATATTATTTCATGAGTTGTATTTCATCGTATTTATTTATTGAtcatttaaaaaacaattaccTTGTAACATATTTTTACTGACAAATGAACATTGTAAATAATACTTTTGACGCTACAATCACGTATTTAGCTTTTAAATATTATGTATTAATTTGAaagtttaaaatgtaaaattttgttattttgatggttaaaatgtatttttgttttatgaaataaaatataagaaatgaatttttatatattttttacgaaattttgtttataaatatttttaaaaattaaattaaaaattaaactaatatgAATGTGTgtaaataaagaaaagaaagccTATTCTCATGTATCATAATATGATGAATGGACAAGTCGTGATAATGCTAGAAGAATTTAACGGGCCCAAACGTGAGTGTCTCCGTTGTCGAGAAAGGTCTACACGCTAACACCTTTTAAGCCGTTGATATGAAAGTGACAAGCACTTCTTTAACGGCGTCACACTGGCATCTACCAGATCCATACACGTGTCCTACCCAAATACGTTTTTTAAACTCATTTCACTGATAGAAGAAGAATTAACGAAACGCAAAAGCTGAAATCGAATTCGATCCCAAAAGCGAATCGCGATGGTGTCGCTAAACGCTAGACCAGCTCCATTTTTGGATCCGGTGAGTGTGAGTTTCGATTCGATGGCGTCGGACTCCTCCGATGGTTTTGGTTTCACTCCGATTGCGACGACACCGGTGACCGGAAGGAGAGATACGGCGTCGTATAAGATTCGGAAGCCGTACACGATCAAGAAGTCGAGGGAGAACTGGACGGAGCAGGAGCACGATAAGTTTCTAGAAGCTCTCCACTTGTACGTATCGGAATCTATTCTGGTTTTAGCTTTAGAAGCTTTCGTGATTTGATGTTCTAAGTTAGCTCTTGACGTTACAGATTCGATCGAGATTGGAAGAAAATCGAAGCATTTGTTGGTTCAAAGACAGTAGTTCAGGTAATTGAAGATTCTATCACATGTTTGAGTAATGTCTTCACTGTATTATTCTATGACATGTTCTCATTTTGAAGCAAAGAGGGTCATATAGATGTTATGTTCATGTTTGAGTAATGAGTTTTGTTCTGTCTCATTTCTTCTCTGTTAAAAAGAGTCTCTTTTTTGGAAGAAAGAGAATCATATGTTGATGTTTGGCGTAATTGGGGTTGTTTTGGCAGATACGTAGCCACGCGCAGAAGTATTTTCTCAAAGTTCAGAAGAGCGGTGCTAACGAACACCTTCCTCCTCCACGACCAAAGAGGAAAGCTAGGCATCCTTATCCTCAGAAGGCTTCTAAAAATGGTAgctttttcatcttcttctcatcTCCTTTGTGTCTATtctttgattattattattctctCTGATGGTTTTTATTATGCTGCAGTTGCTCTTCCCTCACACGCCGTTTGTTCCATCCCGTCTTCAAACGCACCCTTGCTTCAACCTGCTTACTTGTACAGCTCTTCTGATTCACAGTCGCTTCTGGGAAACCCTGCGTCTAGCTCTTCTTCTCTGAATCATGAATCTACAAATCTGCCAAAGCCTGTGATTCAAGGTATAGTGACGTCATGGTTTGTTTTTAGTTAGTTGTATCTATGAATGGTGTTCAACCATATATGGTGTAATGAATAATAGAGGAACCGGGAGTCTCGGCCACAGCTCTCCCAAAGAATCGCTGTTACAGCACTAGTAATAAGGAAGTTAAGCCGAATTTACCAACGGTGACAGAGCCGAATAATGAAGAACAAAGTTGTGAAAAGCCACATAGAGGTAAGACTTGTTATTCTGTTGCAGTATACGTCTTTTGAATATCCAGCTTTGACATTTACGCTGAGTTGTTTGTTGCTGGTTTCAATGCAGTGATGCCCAACTTTGCTCAAGTCTACAGATTTATTGGAAGTGTGTTTGATCCCAACACATCAGGTCACATCCAGAGATTGAAGCAGATGGATCCAATAAATATTGAGACGGTACGTGACATGTTTAGTCTTTACTCAGAACctccctttttcttttctttctaaaaCTGCAATCCTGATCATAAACAGAGGAAGCTAAtttggtttcttttttctttttggtatatCAGGTTCTTTTACTGATGAGAAACCTATCTGTAAATCTGACAAGTCCAGAGTTTACTGAACAAGTAAGTAGTGCCatacttatatatattcaaTTGCCACTCTTTCTCGAAATTCAGAAAGATTTTACAAAAACTTTATTGGTGGGTGGGTACTCAAGTGGTTTTGTTATTTACTTACAATGGTGCTTGTGATATGCAGAGGAAGTTGATATCATCATACAGCAGTAAAGCTTTGAAATAGATATTGGCAGAAGCAACAGTGGACCTTATGAGAGCAAGAAATACTCATTCATTGGATGAGCAAATGAACTCTTAGATGCAACTTAAGTTCTGGTTTATGTCTTTGAAGTCTTTAGTTAAGCGCAGTGGTTTGTCCTATATTGTCTATATTTCGTATGGGTGATAGAGGGTTTTGCAGAGgtataataatatatgtatacatatgtgtTTATAAGGGCGACGTTTGTAAGTGGCTTTCTTAAGTTTGGATCGATCTCAGGATGTTCTAAGTTTCGAGTCTCTGTGAAGACAAGAATACGTGTTTCATCGGCGcaagatagtttttttttttctgggaaGTCGTCGAGATAGAGTGagaaatctctactaataaaagggagcttttgaggctccatagggcgtccacatcagcgaaaaaaatttctcccgaaagatgacacgtggtataaaatatagttttacattttaaaattaattattttcgaaaattgtaaaatatatgtaaacatacagcattaaaaaatggaaaactacataaaacatatgtaagattactatttttcactctaataATAAAATGGAGCTTTTGAgactccatagggcgtccacatcagcggaaaaaatttctcccgaaaga is part of the Brassica rapa cultivar Chiifu-401-42 chromosome A09, CAAS_Brap_v3.01, whole genome shotgun sequence genome and harbors:
- the LOC103836886 gene encoding E3 ubiquitin-protein ligase TRAIP isoform X1 — its product is MAGENAAASAICSICYEDLKPAAENLQSISACGHVFHELCLQQWFEYCPSTNKRNCPICKQKCYLKDPFRLYFQSSGNQIESQKVGGIEEDPVVLRGEVKRLEGKLQNLSSALEEQKKVNVEVSDQLYQCKEKLKEDKVKRVEAMQEVSTNQRLLKLKSEECVQLTSKCTQLQDRTMALAKELASLKLVSDLSLEEDDVLKLALLGNNAKTKDTIDTLVKSLVIRNRSYKELLAKRNQLGRGEARSSEKLEKALEKMDKLKKRVRELEMITEERDNKAIRDMIKASKNCSDREVSKPATESLDKISKPLGKLEKNDGFSNHGSCFSGREDSFFGIRESVIEVDDDVHEATLSGIRHSDSTMKDEKVEDSNVQERRDDPVIKDIKFNIREGSTPSDSPCNNELNAGAGGSWLSSGENQNLRRWSKQGDRNKSPHSLGGSVSGKDDLISVGPDGKGGRIKVLRSKPQFSVSSLASSYPKLNGTTLILTCVFFSLRFSLHLKVISTISEPLY
- the LOC103836886 gene encoding E3 ubiquitin-protein ligase TRAIP isoform X4, with the translated sequence MAGENAAASAICSICYEDLKPAAENLQSISACGHVFHELCLQQWFEYCPSTNKRNCPICKQKCYLKDPFRLYFQSSGNQIESQKVGGIEEDPVVLRGEVKRLEGKLQNLSSALEEQKKVNVEVSDQLYQCKEKLKEDKVKRVEAMQEVSTNQRLLKLKSEECVQLTSKCTQLQDRTMALAKELASLKLVSDLSLEEDDVLKLALLGNNAKTKDTIDTLVKSLVIRNRSYKELLAKRNQLGRGEARSSEKLEKALEKMDKLKKRVRELEMITEERDNKAIRDMIKASKNCSDREVSKPATESLDKISKPLGKLEKNDGFSNHGSCFSGREDSFFGIRESVIEVDDDVHEATLSGIRHSDSTMKDEKVEDSNVQERRDDPVIKDIKFNIREGSTPSDSPCNNGAGGSWLSSGENQNLRRWSKQGDRNKSPHSLGGSVSGKDDLISVGPDGKGGRIKVLRSKPQFSNANASSGSGKRLRTGTKTSGTSSQGCLQIEHFFGKPKR
- the LOC103836886 gene encoding E3 ubiquitin-protein ligase TRAIP isoform X2, whose amino-acid sequence is MAGENAAASAICSICYEDLKPAAENLQSISACGHVFHELCLQQWFEYCPSTNKRNCPICKQKCYLKDPFRLYFQSSGNQIESQKVGGIEEDPVVLRGEVKRLEGKLQNLSSALEEQKKVNVEVSDQLYQCKEKLKEDKVKRVEAMQEVSTNQRLLKLKSEECVQLTSKCTQLQDRTMALAKELASLKLVSDLSLEEDDVLKLALLGNNAKTKDTIDTLVKSLVIRNRSYKELLAKRNQLGRGEARSSEKLEKALEKMDKLKKRVRELEMITEERDNKAIRDMIKASKNCSDREVSKPATESLDKISKPLGKLEKNDGFSNHGSCFSGREDSFFGIRESVIEVDDDVHEATLSGIRHSDSTMKDEKVEDSNVQERRDDPVIKDIKFNIREGSTPSDSPCNNGAGGSWLSSGENQNLRRWSKQGDRNKSPHSLGGSVSGKDDLISVGPDGKGGRIKVLRSKPQFSVSSLASSYPKLNGTTLILTCVFFSLRFSLHLKVISTISEPLY
- the LOC103836886 gene encoding E3 ubiquitin-protein ligase TRAIP isoform X3 — encoded protein: MAGENAAASAICSICYEDLKPAAENLQSISACGHVFHELCLQQWFEYCPSTNKRNCPICKQKCYLKDPFRLYFQSSGNQIESQKVGGIEEDPVVLRGEVKRLEGKLQNLSSALEEQKKVNVEVSDQLYQCKEKLKEDKVKRVEAMQEVSTNQRLLKLKSEECVQLTSKCTQLQDRTMALAKELASLKLVSDLSLEEDDVLKLALLGNNAKTKDTIDTLVKSLVIRNRSYKELLAKRNQLGRGEARSSEKLEKALEKMDKLKKRVRELEMITEERDNKAIRDMIKASKNCSDREVSKPATESLDKISKPLGKLEKNDGFSNHGSCFSGREDSFFGIRESVIEVDDDVHEATLSGIRHSDSTMKDEKVEDSNVQERRDDPVIKDIKFNIREGSTPSDSPCNNELNAGAGGSWLSSGENQNLRRWSKQGDRNKSPHSLGGSVSGKDDLISVGPDGKGGRIKVLRSKPQFSNANASSGSGKRLRTGTKTSGTSSQGCLQIEHFFGKPKR
- the LOC103836887 gene encoding F-box/kelch-repeat protein At2g44700; the encoded protein is MAFSSLPKDVAWQILARVPKRLYPILACFSKNLRSLVRSPEIHRIRSLLRKDSLYISFMHTDKTNGVRTPHWFTLRRAESTNPSHENQFISVNLVFPNHEEIMPPSVVSYGPDLFFISGSLIPSSALWIFDSRTSQFRQGQSMNADHFVKSVGLVGSKIYVVGGYVNGESHQAESFDLKTQTWETAPRPNPERLFHATADVSLDRKVCALLSLGAIVVCYDPSRDGTCTSFVLPKDKWWKTGVCVIDNVLYVYYARFGLMWYDTELNVWRVVNGLDDMKKVRSVAMAEYYGKMAFLWREYGVVGGVRKEIWCRMIALDRSEEGINGIAESGQLMGSVPRGYTWQHCLSVSE
- the LOC103836888 gene encoding protein REVEILLE 5, coding for MVSLNARPAPFLDPVSVSFDSMASDSSDGFGFTPIATTPVTGRRDTASYKIRKPYTIKKSRENWTEQEHDKFLEALHLFDRDWKKIEAFVGSKTVVQIRSHAQKYFLKVQKSGANEHLPPPRPKRKARHPYPQKASKNVALPSHAVCSIPSSNAPLLQPAYLYSSSDSQSLLGNPASSSSSLNHESTNLPKPVIQEEPGVSATALPKNRCYSTSNKEVKPNLPTVTEPNNEEQSCEKPHRVMPNFAQVYRFIGSVFDPNTSGHIQRLKQMDPINIETVLLLMRNLSVNLTSPEFTEQRKLISSYSSKALK